ACGCCATGGGGCGGCACTGATGCGCGGCTCGGCAACAATCCCTTGGTGATAGGTGTGCCACGAGCCGAAGGACCCATTGTGCTCGACATGGCCATTTCGCAGTACTCCTACGGCAAGCTCTCCTCCTACTCCACCGACCACGAGCAGCTGCCCGTGCCCGGCGGTTACGACAACGAGGGCAAGCTAACTACCGACCCGGCCAAGATTATGGAGTCGCAACGGGGCTTGCCGATTGGCTTCTGGAAAGGCTCGGGGCTTTCCTTGTTGCTCGATGTACTACTCACGGCTTTGAGCGGCGGGCGCTCCACGGCCGAGATTACCAAAAGTGGGCAGGAATCGGGCGTTTCGCAGTGCTTCATTTGCATCAAGCAACCGCACCTGCACGCCGAACTGATTGAAGAGATTCTGCGCTACACCAAGAGCAGCCCACCGGTGCCCGGCGAGGAAGTGTTCTACCCCGGCGAGAAGTCGTTGGCCACGCGTAACGAAAACTTAGCGCAGGGCGTGCCGGTGCAGGAAGATATTTGGCAACAGGTAGTAGCGCTTTAGTTCGCTGACTTATATGACTTCCAACTCCTACCTAGCCAAGGCCTTGTAATCAAGCGTTTGGTGGTTGAGTAGCCTACCCATTTGCGGAGTTTATTGATCCTGCTCTCAGCCAAAGCTAGCGGCTGCCCTGCTACAAGCCAGGCAGCCGCTAGCTTTGGCTGCGCTATTAGTCAGCGCTTACACCACTCTTGTGCAACTCCTACCTAGCTTATCACGAAGCGTCTGGCAGCAAAATAACCTATTGTCCTCCTGTAAGTTATAACCGTATACAAGAAGTACGCCCTGGCGGTGTTTAGCGTGGGCTTCTTGTACAAATTGTTCTAGAGCAGGGCCTTCTTAATATCCTACTTGGAAATTGAATAGGCTTTCTCCTATAAAGACTATATTCGTCTCCTACTTACCATACTACCCTACCATGAACCAATCTTCTACCCCTACCTACCCACCTATCCTAGGTTGGGCAGGAGTGCGCCTAACACCTATCTGGTGTACCGGCGTACTACTCCTGCTCGCTGGTGCGGCGCACGCCCAATCGCCCGTCGTCACTAGCCTTACGCCTGTGCGCAATGCCCGTGCAGCTTCCCCCTCGACTCGTGTGGCGGTGAACTTCAGCCAAGCCCTGAACAACGCCGCCGGCCAGCAAGCCTTTACTGTATTTAGCCAGCAAACAGGCAAGAAAGCCGGTGCCGTCTCGGTGCGGGGCAATACGCTTAATTTTGACCCAAACACCGATTTCAAGCCCGGTGAGACGGTATATGCCACGGCCACGGCCGCGACCCGAGGCAACAATGGCGTGGCCGTCACCCCCCACGTTTTTCAGTTTACCACAGCCGTAACACCTAGCGCTGCT
This Hymenobacter sp. GOD-10R DNA region includes the following protein-coding sequences:
- the yiaK gene encoding 3-dehydro-L-gulonate 2-dehydrogenase — translated: MRVPYQQLQQEFKRVLLGLSFPEDKAERCATIFAQNSRDGVYTHGLNRFPTFVGHVLKGLVDPEAEPECLERNGLVERWDGHLAPGMYNASLCMARAIELAEQQGMGCVAIRNTNHWMRGGTYGWQAAEAGCIGICFTNTIANVTPWGGTDARLGNNPLVIGVPRAEGPIVLDMAISQYSYGKLSSYSTDHEQLPVPGGYDNEGKLTTDPAKIMESQRGLPIGFWKGSGLSLLLDVLLTALSGGRSTAEITKSGQESGVSQCFICIKQPHLHAELIEEILRYTKSSPPVPGEEVFYPGEKSLATRNENLAQGVPVQEDIWQQVVAL